From the genome of Sulfurimonas paralvinellae:
GATGAGATAGACCTTTACAAACTGCCTGTTCTTACAACCTGGGAACAAGACGGCGGCCCGTTCATTACGATGGGGCAGGTCTATACACAGTCTCTTGACGGGGAAATGGTCAATCTCGGAATGTATAGACTGCAGGTCTATGATAAAAATCATCTCGGTATGCACTGGCAGATTCATAAAGACAGTTCTCACTTTTTCGATCAGTATCAAAAAGCAGGGAAAAAGATGCCTGTCTCCATCGGAATCGGAGGCAATCCTCTTTATACCTGGTGTGCAACGGCACCACTTCCTTATGGCGTGAATGAACTGCTTATGTATGGTCTTATCACAAAAGAGCCTGCACAGCTTGTAAAATCACTCACAACACCGCTTTACATTCCAAAAGATGTCGATTATGTCATTGAGGGCTGGGTAGATCCTAGTGAGCTTAAGATTGAAGGTCCGTTTGGTGACCATACAGGGTATTATACACTTGAAGAGCCGTATCCGGTACTTGAAGTAAGTGCCATTAGCATGAAAAACGAGAGAACATATCTGGCAACGGTAGTAGGAAAACCTCCTTTGGAAGACAAATATATGGGTTGGGCTACAGGAAAAATATTCTTTCCTCTTCTCAAGACAACCGCACCGGATCTTATTGATTATCATATGCCGGAAAATGCAGGTTTTCATAATCTTATTTTAGCAAAGATGCAGCCGCTTTATAAAGGGCATGCAAAACAGTTCATGCACGCTTTTTGGGGTGCAGGACAGATGAGTTTTGTAAAACATACTGTTTTTGTAGATGAAAATGCACCGAAGCTTGAGAATTATGAAGCCTTTGCTACGTATGTGCTGAATCGTTTTACGCCAAAGTCTATGTTCATTACAGAGGGAATTTTGGATGCGCTTGATCACTCTTCTCCGGAAACGCTTGTAGGCGGTAAGCTTGGTATTGATGCAACAGCGGCAAATCAGGTAGAAGCACCGCAGCTGTTAGGAGATTCGGAGTTATTCAAAAGAGTTCAGGAGTTTATCCCTGATGTAGTTGATCTGCACCAGTTTATGAGAAGAACGAAAAATCCGATTACGGTCATCAGCGTTAACAAAACGAAAAATGTAAAAGAGTATTTTGATGCACTTGTAACGCTGAGTCCGCATCTTCGTATTGTGGTATTTGTCGATGCTGCAAGAAATGATGTTCATAACTCTTATATGCTTGTTTGGCGTGTAACGAACAATATAGATGCACAGCGTGATGTTTTTGTCTCCGGCTTGATGGTCGGTGTCGATGGAACAAATAAAAATCAGCTTGACGGCTTTACAAGAGAGTGGCCGGATGATGTCGATTGTACTCAAAGTGTTGTTGAGAGTCTGAAAGCAAGGGGTGTCTGGGATTTTGATGATGCACTTTACAATAAGTTTCAATTATAGTTTTTTTTGTAATTTTAAAATCAAATTTCAGTGATATAAGGTAAATATAATAATTTCTAATGTAATATGGAGTTAAATTTTTAGGGGGATGCCTTAATGGTCAAAATTCTTTTTATATTTCTTGCAGTGACTATTTTTTCGTTAACGACAGCTGACGCGGCTATCTATAAAGGGCAGAGAGTTTTTATTAAGAAATGTCTGAAATGCCATAAAGACGGTCAAAATTTTATATCGAAATATAAACGAAAACATTGGAAAAAGCTGATGAAACATAAAGGGAAACCTCTAGCAGAACTTCACCTTAAGAGTCAAAAAGCAAAAAAATCCTGGAAATATTTTAAAAGTAAAAGATACGCTAAAAAATCAAAACACTTGAAACAGTTTCTTATGGAATATGCAAAAGACAGTGGAAATGTTCCTGCCTGTAACTAATTCACTTTAAGGGAAGTTTTGCACTTCTCTTTCATTTCCTCTTTGTAAAATCTCTCTTTTTAGATAAAATATCAAACTTTTTAATAACTATGAAATAACGCTTAAGGGACAAATAATGGATAAAATGTGGTCAGGCCGCTTTAGTGCAGGCGCTTCAAACTTACTCGATCAATTCAATGCTTCAATTATGTATGACAGAAAACTCTATCGTGAGGATATCGAAGGTTCTCTTGCGCATGCGGCAATGCTTGCTAAACAGGGTATTCTGACTCATGAAGAGCTTAAACAGATCAAAGAGGGACTCTCTCAGGTGCAAAAAGAGATAGAATCAGGTGAATTTGAGTGGAAAATATCTGATGAAGATCTGCATATGGGGATTGAAAAACGTCTCACGCAGCTCATTGGCGATACAGGGAAGAAGCTCCATACTGCACGAAGTAGAAATGATCAGGTGGCTGTTGATTTTCGTCGCTATGTATTGCGTAAAAATTTGGAAATTGCAGAGGCGATTAAACTTCTTATGGAAGCGATACTTGAAGTTGCCAATAAGCATACGGAGACATTGATTCCCGGTATGACACACTTGCAACATGCACAGCCGATAAATTTCGGTTTTCATCTGGGTGCTTATCTCTCCATGTTCAAACGGGATGTTGAGCGTTTTGAGATATCCTTTGCAAGAAACAATATCTCTCCTCTTGGATGCGCAGCACTTGCAGGGACACCGCACAATGTAGATAGAGAGTATACGGCCGAGCTGCTTGGTTTTGACAGCGTGAGCGTGAACTGTCTTGATACGGTCAGTGACAGAGATTTTGCATTGGAGATTTTGTTTAACATCTCTACAATGATGATGCACATCTCACGTCTTTCAGAAGAACTGGTTATGTGGTCGAGCTATGAATTTGGTTTCATTGAACTCTCAGATGAATACTCAACGGGAAGCTCCATTATGCCGCAGAAGAAAAATCCAGATGTTCCTGAACTGTTACGCGGAAAAACAGGTCGTGTCTATGGCGCTTTAGTCGGACTTCTTACTGTTATGAAGGGTCTGCCTCTTGCATACAATAAAGATACGCAGGAAGATAAAGAGGGTGTTTTTGATGCTGTTGAAACAGCTGAGATCTCACTTGAGATCTTAAAAGAGGCCATAAAAACGATGCAGGTAAAACCACAAAATATGGAAAAAGCCTGTGCTATCGGACATCTTTCTGCAACGGATTTGGCAGATTATCTGGTAGAAAAATGCGGCATTCCATTCCGTGAAGCGCATTTCATTACAGGACGTGCTGTTGCAAAAGGAGAAGAACTTGGTGTCGATCTTTCAAAAATGGAGTTTAAAGACCTAAAAGAGATCGATGATCGTATACAAGAAGATGTGATGGAGTATTTAGGCCTTCGTCACTCTATGAACGCAAGAACTTCTCAAGGCGGAACATCAAGTGAGCGAACGAAAGAACAGCTTGAGTATTTTAAAGATTATCTCAATACAGACAAGGAGTCATAATGAAAGTAACGATTACACATAAGGATGCAATGAAGTTTGAGGCTAAGACTGAAAAAAGCAGTTTTATAATTGATTGTCCGACTATCTCTCCTGTAGAGTATTTTTTATCTGGGATTATTACCTGCAGCGCGACAGATATCGTACTGCTTCCAAAAAACCAGGGATTCACTGTGACGGATTTGGTAGTTGAAGGTGATGCAACACGTGCAGAGGATCATCCGAGAAAATTCACAAAACTCTTTTTAGATTACAAATTTAACTCTGATGGTGATGATGTTCAGGCTGCCCGCTGGGTTGCAGCTTCCATCGAGACATACTGTTCAACTATCAACACAATCCGTGATACAACAGAGATCAGTTACTCTGTGACACATAACGGTAAAGTCATCCGTGAAAATGAAAAAGTCATCAGCGGTGGCGGCAGTAACATCGACCTTGGCGAGATAGATGCCTGCTGTAGTTAGAGATTTTTTTCTCTAACTCTCCCTCTTATAAAGCTTTTTATAAATTTCCATTCTTCTTTTTACTTTTACCAAATATCTTTTTGACTCTTTATAACGTAGATCACTCAGTAGTTGATTGTAAACCTCTTTTGGTGTGAGGCGGTTGATCTGTTGAGCAGCCTTGTATCGATTATTTGTGCCGACAAATGCCCTGGCAACATTACCTGCACCTGTATTATAGGCTGCGATGGTGCAGTAGAGTCTGCTTTGAGGATTTTTGATATCTTTGAGATAGCTGTAGTAGAGAATATGCAGGTAGGCACTGCCCATTTTGATGTTGTTCTTTGCATTGTAAAGGTAAGAACTGCCGAGCAGTCTTTTTTGTTTATAGAGATAGTAATAGGCATCTATGCCGGCTGTTTTTGGAACGATCTGCATCAAACCGTAAGCTGGAATATAAGATCGCGCCATCGGATTGAAACTGCTTTCTGAGTGGATAATGGCAAAGATAAGAGAGAGTGGGATTTTTTGGCTTTGTGCTTCTCTTTTTACATCCTCGTAGTAGATGCGTGAGCGTTTGAGTGTTGCATCGTTTGGCAGTTGTATATTGAGCGTATAAATATTTTCTTCTCGTCCTTTTGTCTTACTTATTGTATTGTTGTGAAGTGTTTTTTTGACATACTTGAAAAGTTTTTCTTTTGTTGGTTTTTGATTGAAAATTACGGGAGCCAAAACAGGTGTGTTGTCTATGTTGTCACTGACAAGACCATTTTCTTGTTCAATTTTTTTCAGTCGTTGCTGCAGTTCATCGTCAGTATAAAAATCTTTTGCATTAAAAGTAACGGCTTTGGCAAGTGCAACTGCCAGTTTCTGCTCTGCATTTTTTTTATGATTTGCTATTGTCTGGATTTTAAGAGTGTTGTTCTTAAAGTCTATGAGTGTGCGGCTTTTTTTGTCTTTTGTGTAGGTGACAAAGACTTTTTGAGTGCTGAGAATCGGTTTTTTCCAATGTTTTTGCAACTCTTTTAGATAGTTATAAAAAGCTCTCTGTTGTGCTGATTTATATGTTTGAAATTTTGATTTTTCCTGTTGGAATTTTTTCTGTGTTTGCAGTTTGTATTGGGTAAAACTTGCAGCATGTGCAGCATAGGCTAAAAGCGTGCACAGTGCAATGTATTTAATCATTGTTAGATGAAATCTTTTGGATCGGCATCACTAAAATGATCCCATTTAAGTTTTGCTCCGCCGAGAACATGAAAATGCAGATGTTTTACTTCCTGTCCGCCGTTTTCACCGATATTTGTGATGACTCTGTATCCGTTTTTATCGAGTTTCGTCTCTTTTGCAAGTTGTTGAATAAAGCTTGTCATGCCTGCCATGGTTTCAGGAGAGACTTCATTGAAACTATCCACGTGGATCTTTGGGATGGCTAAAATATGAACAGGTGCTTTTGGATTGATATCATGAAAGGCCAAAAAATTCTCATCTTCTAAAACTATATTTGATGGTATCTCTTTGTTGACAATTTTACAGAATAGACACATAGCTATTTCCTTGTTTTTGGGTTATTGTAGCATATAAATAAGAAAATGAAGCTATATATAAATTACTTTTGCTATAATCTCTCTAAAATTTCAGAAATTATGGAGACTCTCAATTGAAAGAGTGGTACGATAAAATAAATAATGCAGAATCTGTTGCTTCGTTAGAAGAGATTCGTATTGCATTGTTTGGAAAAAAAGGCATTCTTGCCGCAGAATTTGCAAAGATGAAAGATGTTCCCAATGAACAAAAAGCACAGTTTGCAAAAGATCTGAATGCACATAAACAAAACCTAATGAATGAGTTCACTGCCAAAAAGATAGTGCTCGAAACTGAGGCTCTCAAAGAGGCTATGAAAGCAGAAGCCATTGATGTCTCTATGTTCTCTACATCAAGCTCAGCAGGTGCACTGCATCCTGTTATGGAGACGATGGACAGAATCGTAGAGTATTTCTCTTCTATGAATTTTGCAGTCAAAACTGGACAAATAGTCGAAGATGATTTTCATAACTTTGAAGCGTTGAATCTGCCGAAGTATCACCCTGCACGTGATATGCAGGATACTTTCTATTTTAAAGATGAGATGCTTCTGCGTACACACACTTCACCTGTGCAGATACGTACGATGCTCGAGAGTAAACCGCCGATCCGTATGATCGCTCCGGGTGCAGTTTTTCGCCGTGATTACGACCTCACACACACACCTATGTTCCATCAGATAGAAGGGCTTTTGGTTGATGAAGAAGGTAAGGTCTCTTTTGCAAACCTCAAATTCATCTTAGAAGACTTTTTAAAGTATATGTTTGGTGATGTAGATGTGCGTTTCCGCCCCTCTTTCTTCCCATTTACAGAACCTTCTGCGGAAGTTGATATCTCTTGTGTATTTTGTAAAGGAGAAGGATGCCGCGTCTGTTCACATACCGGATGGCTTGAAGTATTAGGGTGCGGTATCGTTGATCCTAATGTCTTTGAGGCTGTGAAATATGAAAATGTAAGCGGATACGCTTTTGGACTTGGCGTCGAGCGTTTTGCAATGCTGATCCATCACATAGGAGACCTTCGCTCACTTTTCGAAGGAGATATAAAGTTACTGGAGCAATTTCAATGATAGTTACAAGATCTTGGTTACAAGAGTGGATAGACCTTGAAGGTATCTCAACTGAGGACGTTGCCAAAACATTTAATGCTATCGGTCTTGAAGTTGACAGAGTGCATGAGTATAGAATTCCTCCAAAGATAGTTTTTGGAAAAGTTCTGGAGTGTGAGAAACATCCTGATGCTGATAAGCTCAATATCTGTAAAGTTGATATAGGCTCTGCAACACGCCAGATTGTCTGTGGCGCTGCAAATGTACGTGCAGGACTGTTTGTAGCTGTTGCTACAATCGGGGCTGTTATGCCTGACGGTATGGCGATAAAACCGGTAAAACTTCGTGGTATTGACTCTGAGGGGATGATCTGTTCATCAAGTGAACTTGGACTTCCGGATACCGGAAAAGGAATCATGGAACTTGACAGCAGTATAGGCAGTTTTAAACTCGGTGAAGAGTTGTCTGCAAATCCAGTGTTCAATGATGACCTGATTGAGATCGAGCTGACTGCAAATCGCGGAGACTGTTTAAGTATCCGTGGTGTTGCACGAGATCTCTCAGCTGCTTTTGACAGACCGATAAAAGAGTATGCAGTTACAGACAATGATGAAAAACGCGGTATTGGGCGTATACTTTCTCTTGTTCATGAGAAAGATCTGGATGTGAACTTACGTTACAAGGCACTTGACCTCAAAGATCTTTCACTGCCGTTTATCGTAAAACTCAGACTGGCACAGATCGATGAAAGCAGAGTATGTGATGTAGAGTCTATAATGCTTTATGTCACACATGCGACAGGAGTGATTTTACGAGCTTATAAACATGATTTCTTTACAAAAGAAGGAGAGAAGTTAGGAAAAGTAATGCTTGATGAAGATGAACATGGTTTTGCTTGTATTGAAAATCAAGACAAAGAGATAGCTTCCATTGTAGGCATCATCCAAAATGATGAGTCAAAAATGAAAGAACCGACAGGTACGGTTGTTCTTGAAGCCTCTTATATTCCGCCGGATATTATTTCGAAAAAAATGGCTGAAGTCAAGATAGAAGCAGGACCGATGTTCTATAAAACTTCACGTGGAAGTGAACCGGAACTAGAAGGCGGACTCTCTTACTGTATCGATCTTATTGAGAAGTTTTCCAATTCGACGACATTCAGCGGAAGCATAGAACTCTCAAAAAACTTCAAAGAGAAGATAGTTATCATTTCAAAACAGGAGATCGATGCGATTATCGGTGCAGAGATTGACAAAGTCGTCATTACAAAGATCTTGAAAAATCTTGGTTTTGATACTTCAAAATCATCAACAGATAAATTTGTCATCACTGTCCCGCAATTCCGTCATGACATTGTAAACAAGCAGGATATTGTTGAAGAAATCGTGAGAATGGTGGGTATTGACAATATCCCATCCAAGCCGTTCTTACTCAAAGAGGCAAATAGACTTGAAGATAACTATTTTGCATATAAAAAACGTTCAGTATATAGACATAAATGTGCGCAAAGTGGTTTTTATGAGTCTATTCACTTCGTTTTTGATGAGAAAAAAGTGCTTCAATCATATGGGTTTGAGACGACAAAAGAGGAGCTTGAACTTTTAAATCCAATCGTTCAAACGCTTGATACGCTGCGTCCTACTCTTTTGACAGGGCTTTTAAAAGCGGCATCACAAAATGTCAAGAATGGCTATGCATCGGTGAGACTTTTTGAAATAGGTTCTGTCTTTACACCATTGCGTGAGGAGTCTTTAAAAATGGGATTGCTTTTTAGCGGTGAAAAAGAGAAAGAATCCCTTGCAAACAGCGGAAAACCTGCAAAAGTCGATTTTGGATATTTTGTGCAGAAGATCGCTGATATCATCGGTGATGTAGAGTTGCGTGAGTATGAGACTACGCATACACTTTCTCATATCTATCAATCTGCGGCCGTCGTGCAAAACGGTGAAGTGATTGGTGAACTCTTCAGAGTCCATCCTGAAGTTGAAAAAGCGTATGATCTTGATGTAACTTACCTTTGTGAACTTGATTTTGAAAAACTTTCGTATGAGCTTAAAATTGCAGAGAAAAAGTCAAAATATCAAGCTTCGTTCAGAGACCTCTCACTCGTTATGCCAAAAGATATGTCTTATGAGAAGGTAAAATCCGTCATTAATGCTAATGCGACAGAAGAGTTGATTCGTTTTTACCCTGTTGATAGATATACAGACGAAGTACTTGGAGATAATATGAGTCTCTCTATTAGATTTGTACTACAGTCCGATGAAAAAACACTTGAAGAAGAGGATATTACATCAGCGATGGATAAGATTCTTGAAGCACTCAACAGAGAACTTGGCATAGGACTGAGATAATGCAAAAAGTACGTGTATCGCCTGCAAAAGATTTTTCGCTTGCTATCTCTGAAATAGCACCGGACAAGTCGATTTCACACCGCTCTGTTATGTTTGCGATGCTGGCGGATGGAGAGAGTGTTATTGAAAACTTTTTACGTGCAGAAGATACGCTTAACTCTTTGGAGATCGTTAAAAATCTCGGTGCAAAAGTTGAAGATGACGGGAAAGTCATTACTATATCTTCCGATGGCATTAAAGAGCCGTTTGAAATTCTTGACTGTGGTAATTCGGGAACGGGAATGCGACTCTTTTGCGGGCTTTTAAGTTCAGCTGAGGGACATTTTGTACTGACAGGCGACAAATATCTTCGCCGTCGTCCCATGAAGCGTGTTACACAGCCGCTTATAAGCATAGGTGCAAAGATAGATGGTCGGGAAAATGGTGATTTAGCACCGATCTCTATTCGCGGAGCTTCTTTGAAAGCTTTTGATTATAAGAGTAAGATCGCTTCTGCACAGGTAAAATCATGTATGATATTAGCGGCACTCAGAGCAGATGGCAAGTGTACATACACGGAGCCGGAACTCTCACGCGACCATACAGAACGAATGCTTAAAGGCATGGGTGCGGATGTGAGCGTAGATGGACTTAAAACTACTATCAAACCGATGCAAAATCTTCTTTTGCCTTTAAAAATACGTGTACCTGCCGATCCGTCATCGGCTTTTTTCTTTGCAGTGGCAGCTGCCATTACTCCCGGAAGTGAAATAGTTTTAGAAGGTGTTACACTCAATCCTACACGTATTGAAGCATTTAAAATGCTTGAACATATGGGTGCGGACATAGCGTATGAACTAACTGACAATAAATATGAACCCATCGGAAATATCCGAGTAAAATATGCACCGCTTCATGGTATAACAGTTGAGCATAATATTTCGTGGCTTATTGATGAACTACCGGCACTTTCCATTGCTATGGCGTGTGCAAAGGGTGAGAGTCTGGTCAAAAATGCCGAGGAGCTTCGCGTCAAAGAGTCTGACAGAATTGCAACTGTTGTTGAGGGACTGCGTGCGTGCGGCATTGAAGTGCATGAGTATAAAGACGGTTATAAAATCGTTGGCGGCGAGTTGAAAAGCGCTGTAGTTGACAGTGACGGTGACCATAGAATTGCGATGAGCTTTATCATCGCAGGACTAAAATGCGGTATGGAAGTAACGGATCTTGAGTGTATAAATACCTCTTTTCCGAACTTTTTTGAACTGCTGCAAAAGATTACCGCTGTGGAGTTTGTTTCATGAAGATAGAACTGGCTGAAAATTACGGTTTTTGTTTTGGTGTAAAACGTGCGATCAAGATAGCTGAAGAAAATACCAATGCTGCGACATACGGTCCATTGATCCACAACTCAAAAGAGATTGCCAGACTTGATAAAGACTTCAAAGTCGGTCTTGTTGAGGATTTTCAGACATTTCAACCGGGTGACAAAGCGATTGTCCGAACACACGGTATTGTCAAAGATGAACTCCAAGCACTCAAAGAGAGCGGTGTGGATGTTGTTGATGCAACTTGTCCGTTTGTGACAAAACCGCAGGAAATCGCTCAGGAGATGAGTGAAAAAGGTTATAGTGTCGTTATCTTTGGTGATGAAAAGCATCCGGAGATAAAGGGAGTGAAATCCTATGCAACACATGGGGCATTGGTTGTAACTGAGCCAAAAGATCTTGAAGATGTGAAACTCCATGAGAGAGTCGCTCTCATTGCGCAGACAACAAGAAAAGTGGAAGATTATATGGAGATAGCGAACTATCTCATTCCTCGTCATAAAGAGGTGCGTGTGTTCAATACTATCTGCAATGCTACATTTGAAAATCAAGATGCCGTTCGCAAACTTTCAAAACGTGCCGATGTGATGATAATCATCGGCGGAAAAAATTCCTCAAACACAAAGCAGCTCTTTAATATTGCTCATGAAAACTGCTCTGATTCTTACCATATAGAAGATGAAAAAGAGTTGGATTTTTCATGGTTTGATAATAAGGAACTCTGCGGTATATCAGCAGGCGCATCAACTCCGGACTGGATCATTCAAAATGTCGTCGATGCAATTCAGGCAGGTGTCAATTCGTAAAAGAGTTGACACAAACCTCCATTTCTTCAAAGTTTAATACCAATATAATCATAATTTAGGTATAATCACGCAATTTTTATGTAACAGAGGATAGGTAATGGCGTTCGATAACGAATCATTTGAAGAAGAAGAAAATTTTGCAGAAATGTTTGCTGCAAGTGAAAAACAACAAGAAACAAGTCGCATCGTAGAAGGTGAGATCGTAGAAGTACAGGCTGATGACAACAGAGCATTGGTCGGTGTAGGTGACAAACTCGAAGGTATCATCAATTTAGATGAGATTCGTGATGAAAATGGTGAACTGAAGTTCGGTACTGGTGATAAAATCAAAGTAATGATTATGGGATACTACAATGAGCGTCCTAAAATCTCTTACAAAAAAGTTTTAGAGCAGGAAAAAACTATTGAGTTCATCGATGCACACAAAGATGATTTTGAAGATCTTGTCATTGAAGGTGTAATCACGAAGAAAAACCGTGGTGGCTATGTAGTAGAAGCTGATGCAGTCTCTTTCTTTATGCCGCGTTCACTTGCTGCTTTTAAAGATAGTGATGATGTAGTAGGTCGTAAGATCAAAGCACAGGTTGTTAAAATTGATCCGGCTGAAAACTCAATCATCGTTTCTCGTCGTAAACTTTTCAATGAAGAGCGTAAAAAGAAAAAAGAGATCATCGATCAACTGATGGCAGAAGATGTTGTTGTTGAAGGTGTTATCAAAAAGATCACTTCTTATGGAATGTTCGTAGATGTTGGTGGTGTTGACGGTCTTGTTCACTATAATGAGATCTCTTATAAAGGGCCGGTTAATCCGTCAAAACTTTACAAAGAGGGTGAGACAGTAACTGTTAAAGCTATCTCTTATGACAAAGACAAAAGACACCTTTCTCTTTCTATCAAAGCGGTTCAACCGGATCCTTGGGCTGAAGTAGAGTCTGAACTTGATGAAGGTGATACTATCACTGTAACTGTTTCAAACATTGAAAACTATGGTGTTTTCGTTGATCTTGGAAATGACATTGAAGGTTTCTTACATATTTCAGAGATCACTTGGAACAAAAATGTTAAAAATCCTGGAGATTATTTAGAAGTAGGTCAAGAGATCGATGTTGAAGTTATCGAGATCAACCCGAAAACACACAAACTTCGTGTTTCACTCAAAAGACTGCTTCCAAAACCTTTTGATGAGTTCTTGAAAAAATACAATGAAGGTGACATTGTAACTGGTACAGTTACATCACTTACTGATTTTGGTGCATTTGTTCGCATTGATGGTGTTGAAGGTCTTTTACATAACCAAGATATCTCA
Proteins encoded in this window:
- the argH gene encoding argininosuccinate lyase, which produces MDKMWSGRFSAGASNLLDQFNASIMYDRKLYREDIEGSLAHAAMLAKQGILTHEELKQIKEGLSQVQKEIESGEFEWKISDEDLHMGIEKRLTQLIGDTGKKLHTARSRNDQVAVDFRRYVLRKNLEIAEAIKLLMEAILEVANKHTETLIPGMTHLQHAQPINFGFHLGAYLSMFKRDVERFEISFARNNISPLGCAALAGTPHNVDREYTAELLGFDSVSVNCLDTVSDRDFALEILFNISTMMMHISRLSEELVMWSSYEFGFIELSDEYSTGSSIMPQKKNPDVPELLRGKTGRVYGALVGLLTVMKGLPLAYNKDTQEDKEGVFDAVETAEISLEILKEAIKTMQVKPQNMEKACAIGHLSATDLADYLVEKCGIPFREAHFITGRAVAKGEELGVDLSKMEFKDLKEIDDRIQEDVMEYLGLRHSMNARTSQGGTSSERTKEQLEYFKDYLNTDKES
- the pheS gene encoding phenylalanine--tRNA ligase subunit alpha, coding for MKEWYDKINNAESVASLEEIRIALFGKKGILAAEFAKMKDVPNEQKAQFAKDLNAHKQNLMNEFTAKKIVLETEALKEAMKAEAIDVSMFSTSSSAGALHPVMETMDRIVEYFSSMNFAVKTGQIVEDDFHNFEALNLPKYHPARDMQDTFYFKDEMLLRTHTSPVQIRTMLESKPPIRMIAPGAVFRRDYDLTHTPMFHQIEGLLVDEEGKVSFANLKFILEDFLKYMFGDVDVRFRPSFFPFTEPSAEVDISCVFCKGEGCRVCSHTGWLEVLGCGIVDPNVFEAVKYENVSGYAFGLGVERFAMLIHHIGDLRSLFEGDIKLLEQFQ
- a CDS encoding cytochrome C; protein product: MVKILFIFLAVTIFSLTTADAAIYKGQRVFIKKCLKCHKDGQNFISKYKRKHWKKLMKHKGKPLAELHLKSQKAKKSWKYFKSKRYAKKSKHLKQFLMEYAKDSGNVPACN
- a CDS encoding OsmC family protein, producing the protein MKVTITHKDAMKFEAKTEKSSFIIDCPTISPVEYFLSGIITCSATDIVLLPKNQGFTVTDLVVEGDATRAEDHPRKFTKLFLDYKFNSDGDDVQAARWVAASIETYCSTINTIRDTTEISYSVTHNGKVIRENEKVISGGGSNIDLGEIDACCS
- a CDS encoding transglycosylase SLT domain-containing protein, with protein sequence MIKYIALCTLLAYAAHAASFTQYKLQTQKKFQQEKSKFQTYKSAQQRAFYNYLKELQKHWKKPILSTQKVFVTYTKDKKSRTLIDFKNNTLKIQTIANHKKNAEQKLAVALAKAVTFNAKDFYTDDELQQRLKKIEQENGLVSDNIDNTPVLAPVIFNQKPTKEKLFKYVKKTLHNNTISKTKGREENIYTLNIQLPNDATLKRSRIYYEDVKREAQSQKIPLSLIFAIIHSESSFNPMARSYIPAYGLMQIVPKTAGIDAYYYLYKQKRLLGSSYLYNAKNNIKMGSAYLHILYYSYLKDIKNPQSRLYCTIAAYNTGAGNVARAFVGTNNRYKAAQQINRLTPKEVYNQLLSDLRYKESKRYLVKVKRRMEIYKKLYKRES
- a CDS encoding menaquinone biosynthesis decarboxylase — translated: MKKTINLLKKHDELKVIDAELDIYLEIPHIAYAEVKKEDGGKALLFTNVVDKKRDVKFDEPVMMNVFGSYKRCELLFGRTIESVADEITKLLHMKPPAGFMQKIDMAKELFSLKNIFPKRLKGEGECQQIKYLEDEIDLYKLPVLTTWEQDGGPFITMGQVYTQSLDGEMVNLGMYRLQVYDKNHLGMHWQIHKDSSHFFDQYQKAGKKMPVSIGIGGNPLYTWCATAPLPYGVNELLMYGLITKEPAQLVKSLTTPLYIPKDVDYVIEGWVDPSELKIEGPFGDHTGYYTLEEPYPVLEVSAISMKNERTYLATVVGKPPLEDKYMGWATGKIFFPLLKTTAPDLIDYHMPENAGFHNLILAKMQPLYKGHAKQFMHAFWGAGQMSFVKHTVFVDENAPKLENYEAFATYVLNRFTPKSMFITEGILDALDHSSPETLVGGKLGIDATAANQVEAPQLLGDSELFKRVQEFIPDVVDLHQFMRRTKNPITVISVNKTKNVKEYFDALVTLSPHLRIVVFVDAARNDVHNSYMLVWRVTNNIDAQRDVFVSGLMVGVDGTNKNQLDGFTREWPDDVDCTQSVVESLKARGVWDFDDALYNKFQL
- the pheT gene encoding phenylalanine--tRNA ligase subunit beta, whose product is MIVTRSWLQEWIDLEGISTEDVAKTFNAIGLEVDRVHEYRIPPKIVFGKVLECEKHPDADKLNICKVDIGSATRQIVCGAANVRAGLFVAVATIGAVMPDGMAIKPVKLRGIDSEGMICSSSELGLPDTGKGIMELDSSIGSFKLGEELSANPVFNDDLIEIELTANRGDCLSIRGVARDLSAAFDRPIKEYAVTDNDEKRGIGRILSLVHEKDLDVNLRYKALDLKDLSLPFIVKLRLAQIDESRVCDVESIMLYVTHATGVILRAYKHDFFTKEGEKLGKVMLDEDEHGFACIENQDKEIASIVGIIQNDESKMKEPTGTVVLEASYIPPDIISKKMAEVKIEAGPMFYKTSRGSEPELEGGLSYCIDLIEKFSNSTTFSGSIELSKNFKEKIVIISKQEIDAIIGAEIDKVVITKILKNLGFDTSKSSTDKFVITVPQFRHDIVNKQDIVEEIVRMVGIDNIPSKPFLLKEANRLEDNYFAYKKRSVYRHKCAQSGFYESIHFVFDEKKVLQSYGFETTKEELELLNPIVQTLDTLRPTLLTGLLKAASQNVKNGYASVRLFEIGSVFTPLREESLKMGLLFSGEKEKESLANSGKPAKVDFGYFVQKIADIIGDVELREYETTHTLSHIYQSAAVVQNGEVIGELFRVHPEVEKAYDLDVTYLCELDFEKLSYELKIAEKKSKYQASFRDLSLVMPKDMSYEKVKSVINANATEELIRFYPVDRYTDEVLGDNMSLSIRFVLQSDEKTLEEEDITSAMDKILEALNRELGIGLR
- a CDS encoding histidine triad nucleotide-binding protein, yielding MCLFCKIVNKEIPSNIVLEDENFLAFHDINPKAPVHILAIPKIHVDSFNEVSPETMAGMTSFIQQLAKETKLDKNGYRVITNIGENGGQEVKHLHFHVLGGAKLKWDHFSDADPKDFI